In Roseiconus lacunae, a genomic segment contains:
- a CDS encoding glycosyltransferase family 4 protein, whose translation MGVQIGFVGTRFAGTDGVSLESAKWAQVLWDHRHVSHWYSGLSDRDRDTSMVVPHAYFGHPDIEWINRRAFGTRTRTPDVTRRIYALADYLKGTLYEFTRRYDLDLLIVQNALCIPMNIPLGVALTHFIAETGFPTIAHHHDFYWERDRFSVSAVTDMLWTAFPPALPQIQNVTINSFAQEDLAHRRGVSSILVPNVLDFENEPEEADDYARGFRQDIGLEDDDILFLQPTRVVPRKGIEHSISLVAALKNDKCKLVISHASGDEGNEYLAALKDLAESSGVHLLLCDKQVGDKRGYNDDGSKIYTLADAYSQADFITYPSLYEGFGNALLEAFYFRKPVLVNRYSIYVADIEPKGAKVIAMQGYLTKDVVAKVQRIIDDRDYRESMVDFNYEIGKAFFSYSVLRRKLRALVTNFTGQDNL comes from the coding sequence ATGGGTGTTCAAATCGGATTTGTCGGGACTCGATTCGCCGGGACCGATGGTGTTTCGCTTGAAAGTGCGAAGTGGGCGCAGGTGTTGTGGGATCACCGCCATGTGAGCCATTGGTATTCGGGATTGAGCGATCGCGATCGGGATACCTCGATGGTCGTGCCCCACGCTTATTTCGGTCATCCCGATATTGAATGGATCAATCGTCGCGCTTTCGGAACAAGGACGCGAACCCCCGATGTGACACGGCGGATCTATGCACTCGCGGATTATCTTAAAGGAACCCTCTACGAATTCACGCGGCGCTACGACCTGGATCTACTGATCGTTCAAAACGCCCTGTGTATTCCGATGAACATCCCGCTCGGCGTGGCGCTGACGCACTTCATCGCCGAAACCGGATTCCCGACGATCGCTCATCACCACGATTTTTATTGGGAACGGGATCGATTTAGTGTTTCGGCGGTGACCGACATGCTATGGACCGCGTTTCCGCCGGCATTACCACAGATTCAAAATGTGACGATCAATTCGTTTGCCCAGGAAGACTTGGCGCACCGCCGTGGCGTTTCGTCCATCCTTGTCCCAAATGTGTTGGACTTCGAAAACGAACCCGAAGAGGCAGATGATTACGCACGTGGATTTCGACAAGACATCGGCCTTGAAGACGATGATATCCTGTTCCTTCAACCAACTCGCGTTGTTCCTCGCAAAGGGATCGAACACTCGATCAGTTTGGTCGCGGCGCTGAAGAACGACAAATGCAAGCTGGTTATCTCGCATGCTAGCGGCGACGAAGGAAACGAGTATTTGGCCGCACTGAAGGATCTTGCCGAATCAAGCGGCGTCCACCTGCTTCTGTGCGACAAGCAAGTCGGTGACAAACGCGGCTATAACGATGACGGCAGCAAAATTTATACGCTCGCCGACGCTTATTCCCAAGCCGATTTCATCACCTACCCCAGCCTCTACGAAGGCTTTGGCAACGCTCTGCTAGAAGCGTTTTACTTCCGCAAGCCGGTTTTGGTTAATCGCTATTCGATCTATGTCGCCGATATCGAACCAAAGGGTGCCAAAGTCATTGCGATGCAAGGGTATCTGACCAAGGATGTCGTCGCCAAGGTTCAACGCATCATCGATGATCGTGACTACCGCGAGTCAATGGTCGACTTCAACTATGAAATCGGAAAGGCTTTCTTTAGTTACAGTGTCCTGCGTCGCAAGCTGCGAGCCTTGGTGACCAACTTCACCGGGCAAGACAACCTTTAG
- a CDS encoding peroxiredoxin-like family protein has protein sequence MSVPQVFAQNHADTLAEQLQATAKNSVKRMPAEMIRTMQDAVETVRQSEIESKAKQVGDQAIDAELKNWKDESVRLSDLWKNGPIVLMWYRGGWCPYCNIQLRAMQQKLQAIEGAGAQLVVLTPEIPEKAKETASKNDLAFVSLFDSNNDVARKYGLVFKLPDPIVPIYRDRLKLNEFNDNDAMELPLSATYVIDTDGVIRYAFLDADYKKRAEPSVVVDEILKLTTPKR, from the coding sequence ATGTCCGTTCCTCAGGTATTTGCCCAAAATCATGCCGATACACTTGCCGAGCAGCTTCAAGCGACGGCGAAAAATTCAGTCAAACGGATGCCCGCCGAAATGATCCGCACCATGCAAGATGCGGTTGAAACGGTGCGGCAGTCAGAGATCGAATCGAAGGCCAAGCAGGTTGGCGACCAGGCCATCGATGCCGAACTGAAAAACTGGAAAGACGAATCGGTGCGACTGAGTGACCTTTGGAAAAATGGCCCGATTGTCTTGATGTGGTACCGCGGTGGTTGGTGCCCCTACTGCAATATCCAGCTCCGAGCGATGCAACAGAAACTTCAGGCAATCGAAGGCGCCGGCGCACAGTTAGTTGTGCTGACCCCCGAGATTCCTGAAAAGGCCAAAGAGACAGCGAGCAAGAATGATCTGGCGTTCGTTTCCTTGTTCGATTCCAACAACGACGTCGCCCGGAAGTACGGGTTGGTTTTCAAACTTCCCGACCCAATCGTCCCGATCTATCGAGACCGTTTGAAATTGAACGAGTTCAACGACAATGATGCGATGGAATTGCCGCTTTCGGCGACCTACGTCATTGATACCGATGGAGTGATCCGCTACGCATTCTTAGATGCAGACTACAAAAAGCGAGCGGAACCTTCAGTCGTCGTCGACGAAATTTTGAAACTGACGACACCGAAGCGGTAA
- a CDS encoding M12 family metallopeptidase, producing MAEKSQSVQSQLSQILRRLDKLEVAHRIGAGGGSSTVTGSSGDRAEGVGSCTLPAVPERIFSSNVSPYREGLIRYIGKKWVNGTRLKYYFFEDAPLKGDASNVDLVRQGFQVWEDVGIGIEFEEVTNIDDANVRIGFKRGDGAWSYVGRDVIDIPGRHERTMNFGWDLTLDPRGGGVDTPVHEIGHTLGFPHEHQNPFAGIVWNEEAVYDYFAGAPNYWSRQQTFHNVLRKLGPSEVEGSQWDPNSIMHYSFAAGLILEPAEYRVGLNPSDGLTEADKEQARKFYPDKPPRYKNLEPFELEFLSIAPGEQKDFVIEPTRSDEFTIQTFGRSDVVMVLFEDVDGEMEFVAGDDDSGTDLNAKITIRLVRGRRYILRIRLYLNWSSGDTAVMMW from the coding sequence ATGGCTGAAAAATCGCAGTCGGTGCAGTCTCAATTGAGTCAAATTTTGCGTCGTTTGGACAAGTTAGAGGTCGCCCACCGAATCGGCGCCGGCGGTGGCTCGTCAACTGTCACCGGCAGTAGCGGTGATCGGGCAGAAGGAGTTGGGTCGTGCACCTTGCCCGCCGTTCCCGAACGGATCTTCAGTTCGAATGTATCACCGTATCGCGAAGGGTTGATTCGCTACATTGGAAAGAAATGGGTCAACGGAACACGCTTGAAGTATTACTTTTTCGAGGATGCTCCGCTGAAAGGAGATGCCAGCAATGTGGATCTTGTTCGTCAAGGATTTCAAGTTTGGGAAGATGTCGGGATCGGAATCGAATTCGAAGAAGTCACGAACATCGATGACGCAAATGTCCGAATCGGTTTTAAGCGTGGCGACGGAGCTTGGTCGTACGTAGGACGAGACGTCATTGACATTCCCGGACGACATGAACGGACGATGAATTTCGGTTGGGATTTAACATTAGATCCACGCGGCGGTGGAGTGGATACGCCGGTCCATGAAATCGGTCACACGTTGGGATTTCCCCATGAGCATCAGAATCCATTCGCGGGCATTGTTTGGAATGAAGAGGCGGTCTACGACTACTTTGCCGGGGCGCCAAACTATTGGTCGCGACAACAAACGTTCCACAACGTGCTAAGAAAACTCGGCCCTTCAGAGGTCGAAGGTTCCCAGTGGGATCCAAACTCGATCATGCACTATAGCTTCGCGGCAGGCTTGATTCTCGAACCGGCGGAGTATCGCGTTGGGTTGAACCCGTCAGACGGTTTGACGGAGGCTGACAAAGAGCAGGCGAGAAAGTTCTATCCTGACAAACCTCCACGCTACAAGAATTTAGAGCCTTTTGAGCTTGAGTTTTTGTCGATCGCTCCAGGCGAACAAAAAGACTTCGTCATTGAGCCAACACGTTCGGACGAATTCACGATTCAAACGTTTGGTCGATCTGATGTTGTGATGGTCCTATTCGAAGACGTTGATGGCGAGATGGAATTCGTCGCCGGTGACGATGACAGCGGGACCGATCTAAACGCAAAGATTACAATTCGCCTGGTTCGCGGACGCCGATATATTCTGAGGATTCGGCTGTACCTGAATTGGTCTTCAGGTGACACCGCGGTCATGATGTGGTGA
- a CDS encoding ArnT family glycosyltransferase — translation MIRKCNAWLIVAITLFLVLRIPLITHQSGIQDEHWFAVPGYTLWEEGVPRIPYVPSRIRDSFFENADVCLMTLPPGLALAQAPFFAVFQAGYPTARLPSLLAALATIVVTYSLVRRFGGDRSIAGFASLVVALSRPLLFAGITSRPDALCILFGLLCADRIVKVAHQARAESEDQMSETRSKPLPDNQLRSVSVAGVFCGFAALCHPLGIVFAMQSALVILIIRGGFRKVLRRWCVFAIGSVLGISPWLPYIVMFPYEFRAQFVTNVLDRAGPGLFSRLTWPIPSLIHHSRILYELLGSLQLTLFGIALVLGTLLVFRSRRNSVPVRWLLPLNAWAAVYLTATAAGLHPIQLYWAYAFVWSIVLGAIALGELSEVIRRRLSPASFKLTQFAFCIGVLVLLLPGGGLRSWHVYVTHWNDPRYNASRFIANVLSEIPEDALCYSDLSYVFDIYLSGRPTRLCAERELFWGDDAIEYDYLLLSWEGRDADWAQQYDAVKFRSFGSDATPQHCYVDVFRHEE, via the coding sequence GTGATCCGAAAATGCAATGCGTGGTTGATCGTCGCGATCACACTCTTTCTCGTGCTGCGAATCCCACTGATCACGCATCAATCGGGCATCCAAGATGAGCATTGGTTCGCAGTTCCGGGATACACGCTTTGGGAAGAAGGTGTGCCCAGGATCCCGTATGTACCCTCACGAATTCGCGATTCGTTTTTTGAGAACGCCGATGTTTGCTTGATGACGCTACCGCCAGGTTTAGCGCTGGCACAAGCTCCCTTTTTTGCGGTCTTTCAAGCTGGCTATCCAACCGCTCGTTTGCCATCGTTACTCGCCGCACTCGCAACGATCGTTGTCACCTATTCTCTGGTGAGACGTTTCGGGGGTGATCGGAGCATCGCCGGATTCGCGTCCCTCGTCGTCGCACTCTCTCGCCCATTGCTTTTCGCCGGGATCACTTCGCGCCCCGACGCCCTGTGTATCCTGTTTGGATTGTTATGCGCAGATCGGATCGTGAAAGTGGCCCATCAGGCTCGGGCTGAGTCAGAAGACCAGATGTCTGAAACGAGATCCAAGCCACTGCCAGACAATCAACTTAGGTCGGTGAGTGTCGCGGGGGTATTTTGTGGCTTCGCTGCATTATGCCATCCGCTAGGCATCGTGTTTGCGATGCAATCCGCGTTGGTGATCTTGATCATCCGGGGTGGATTTCGCAAGGTGCTTCGTCGCTGGTGCGTCTTTGCGATCGGATCGGTGCTTGGTATCTCGCCATGGTTGCCGTACATCGTGATGTTTCCTTATGAGTTCCGCGCCCAGTTCGTGACTAACGTTCTAGACCGGGCAGGTCCAGGACTGTTTTCCAGACTCACATGGCCAATTCCATCGCTCATCCACCACTCTCGAATCCTGTACGAGCTTTTAGGGTCGTTGCAGTTGACCCTGTTTGGCATCGCTTTGGTACTTGGCACGCTGTTGGTCTTTCGCTCACGCCGAAATTCCGTACCGGTGCGTTGGCTGTTGCCACTTAATGCCTGGGCGGCAGTCTATCTGACCGCGACCGCTGCGGGTTTGCATCCGATCCAGCTTTACTGGGCGTATGCGTTTGTCTGGTCGATCGTCCTTGGGGCGATCGCTTTGGGGGAACTGAGTGAGGTCATTCGGCGACGGCTTTCGCCGGCTTCATTCAAACTGACTCAATTCGCTTTTTGCATCGGCGTTCTGGTTCTGCTGCTGCCCGGCGGGGGCTTGCGAAGTTGGCACGTCTACGTGACTCACTGGAATGATCCACGCTACAACGCTTCACGCTTCATCGCCAATGTGCTTTCGGAAATCCCCGAGGACGCGTTGTGTTACTCAGATTTAAGTTACGTCTTTGACATCTACCTTAGTGGTCGACCAACCCGTTTGTGCGCCGAGCGAGAACTCTTCTGGGGCGACGATGCGATCGAATACGACTACTTGCTGCTCTCTTGGGAAGGGCGTGATGCTGACTGGGCACAACAGTACGACGCCGTCAAATTTCGCTCATTCGGTTCCGATGCCACGCCGCAGCACTGCTACGTCGACGTATTCCGTCACGAAGAATAA
- a CDS encoding SHD1 domain-containing protein, protein MVSFRSVRSLAFIAAAFYLSAENWNSIAIADETRTWSDTSGRFKLQATLIEVKGSDVYLKRTDGKTVKVPLQRLSEIDRQFLTELENPFEMVDEVPAEGQPTSPVANRSRPPRRSTGSSGWDHPPVNEWDNIKTVGVGFNNQSWNYTPPKSNRLPFEPKQAMLPKKNNFFEGMRRVEINPLAASAVAGYTWTFSTPTHQSRVSLIDLKTGRSVNSGLVTGNMSPLAVLNDGQTILMQGTGSDRDEYETGDQLQLWTIDGLEVTRSQSWIPFPDEKKSFGKTTNANVRQAIPIQDNRVLILADSGHLACFDIRTLRASWHMRLPSHHAITLTTDRKQLFVYQDHQLLHLDPSSGTVRGQLTLTEKPRLGWTKIRLNESGDRMMITFVNQLRVIDLSNGETVDDYETAGNSPLSPRGLGYPAEGFALLDNHLLVHIPSRIRVCDYKDAAVICCEGGTEFIGLLTDKGGLLVPTSMPHPKAEAVLKQAMDDPSVFLIYPGVEVSLDVSGVPEQYHASVKDNLEESIKRAGYLLKPSAAIEIKASVSGPEQEAISYIARGSYVANKFTSNVTIHANGKEVWTRSSSNIPGVLMTKRGQSIQERIDELGQGPNLSYFKSITLPNLMQKPSESPQGNLQNTLMVSKFTMQGLVDN, encoded by the coding sequence ATGGTTTCATTCCGTTCTGTTCGTTCACTGGCTTTTATCGCTGCAGCTTTTTACCTTTCGGCCGAAAATTGGAATTCGATTGCCATCGCCGATGAAACGCGTACATGGTCAGATACGTCAGGCCGTTTCAAATTGCAGGCGACATTGATCGAAGTGAAAGGGAGCGACGTCTATTTGAAGCGGACGGACGGGAAAACTGTCAAAGTCCCGCTGCAGCGACTGAGCGAAATCGATCGGCAATTTTTGACTGAATTAGAGAATCCATTCGAGATGGTCGATGAGGTTCCCGCCGAAGGTCAGCCTACATCGCCGGTCGCCAATCGTAGTCGACCCCCGCGCCGGTCCACCGGATCTTCAGGTTGGGATCATCCGCCCGTCAACGAGTGGGACAATATCAAAACCGTCGGCGTAGGTTTCAATAACCAGTCCTGGAATTACACGCCACCGAAGAGCAACCGGCTACCGTTCGAACCCAAGCAAGCGATGCTGCCCAAGAAGAACAATTTCTTCGAGGGGATGCGTCGAGTCGAAATCAATCCACTCGCCGCTTCTGCCGTAGCAGGCTACACCTGGACCTTCAGTACGCCGACGCACCAAAGTCGCGTCTCGTTGATCGATTTGAAAACGGGGCGTTCGGTCAATTCGGGTTTGGTGACTGGGAATATGTCACCGCTAGCCGTCTTAAACGACGGGCAGACAATTTTGATGCAGGGAACCGGATCGGACCGAGATGAGTATGAAACCGGCGATCAGCTGCAGCTTTGGACGATCGATGGACTGGAAGTCACGCGATCACAGAGTTGGATTCCTTTTCCTGATGAGAAGAAGTCATTTGGTAAGACGACCAATGCCAATGTTCGTCAAGCTATACCGATCCAAGACAATCGTGTTCTGATTCTTGCCGATAGCGGACACCTCGCATGCTTCGATATCCGCACGTTGCGTGCAAGTTGGCACATGCGACTTCCGAGTCATCATGCGATCACGTTGACCACTGATCGAAAGCAATTGTTTGTTTATCAAGATCATCAACTGTTGCATCTTGACCCCAGTTCAGGAACCGTGCGGGGACAATTGACGCTGACTGAAAAACCACGTTTGGGATGGACGAAGATTCGATTGAATGAATCCGGCGATCGGATGATGATCACCTTTGTCAATCAATTGCGCGTGATTGATTTGTCCAACGGGGAAACGGTCGATGATTATGAAACGGCCGGTAACTCACCGTTGTCTCCGAGGGGACTCGGCTATCCGGCGGAAGGTTTTGCCCTGCTGGACAACCATTTACTCGTTCACATTCCATCGCGAATCCGAGTCTGTGACTACAAGGATGCCGCAGTGATTTGCTGTGAAGGCGGAACTGAATTTATCGGCTTGTTAACTGACAAAGGTGGCCTTTTGGTTCCCACTTCGATGCCGCATCCCAAGGCCGAAGCTGTTCTGAAGCAGGCGATGGACGACCCTTCCGTTTTCCTGATCTACCCCGGGGTAGAAGTCTCGCTCGATGTTTCCGGAGTGCCGGAACAATACCACGCTTCCGTGAAAGACAACCTGGAGGAATCGATCAAGCGCGCAGGATACCTGTTGAAACCTTCTGCCGCGATTGAGATCAAAGCATCGGTCTCGGGGCCGGAACAGGAAGCCATATCCTACATTGCCCGCGGATCCTACGTCGCCAATAAGTTCACTTCGAACGTCACGATTCATGCCAATGGCAAAGAAGTTTGGACGCGATCGTCGAGTAACATCCCTGGTGTCTTGATGACCAAACGCGGCCAGTCGATCCAAGAAAGAATCGATGAGCTAGGACAAGGTCCCAACCTTTCCTACTTCAAATCAATCACGTTGCCGAATCTGATGCAAAAGCCATCGGAAAGCCCGCAAGGAAACTTGCAAAATACGTTGATGGTTTCAAAGTTCACGATGCAAGGCTTAGTCGACAATTGA
- a CDS encoding outer membrane protein assembly factor BamB family protein has protein sequence MKSDDLKCVLLLMVGIVALNGVTSSVAEDWSTYRHDVRRSGVTKETLRFPLRQSWIMKSAVVPQTAWTGPAKWDAYSGNSGLQSMRNFDPCFYVTASQGILYFGSSADDAVHAIEIKSGTERWVYFTESAVRFPPTIAEGRVFFGSDDGFVYCCDQFTGELVWKRCASPRNRYVTSNRKIISMWPVRTGVVVEDGRAIFGGSLVPWEPSYLWKVNSQDGGTELDDCFQSTAEGVTLQGALLTSSDRIYVPQGRAAPLSFDRQDGTMEGAIGEAGGVFCVLTEDEMLLAGPQNQKSSDTQLRLADGENRERLATFSGTNRILLEGDQAWIPTGGKLKLLARSAYVDAQIKANQSLAIIEKGKRKKDEIEPSVLEKASADYKAAKSAENAAWKWEVDCPAPKGFIKAGDVIVAGLDHEVRAYSAKSGKLVWQHAVEGIAHGLAVADGHLFVSTGLGHIYAFGANN, from the coding sequence ATGAAATCCGATGATTTAAAATGCGTCCTGTTACTCATGGTTGGCATCGTTGCCTTGAATGGTGTCACATCGAGTGTCGCCGAAGATTGGTCGACGTATCGCCACGATGTTCGCCGTAGCGGCGTGACGAAAGAAACCTTGCGTTTTCCATTGCGACAATCGTGGATCATGAAGTCTGCCGTCGTCCCACAAACCGCATGGACTGGACCAGCGAAATGGGATGCGTACTCTGGAAACAGTGGATTGCAGTCGATGCGAAACTTCGACCCCTGTTTTTATGTCACGGCGTCGCAAGGGATTCTCTATTTCGGATCATCTGCCGATGATGCGGTCCACGCGATCGAGATTAAATCAGGGACCGAACGTTGGGTTTACTTTACAGAGTCGGCCGTTCGGTTTCCGCCGACGATCGCCGAAGGCCGTGTGTTTTTCGGCTCCGATGACGGTTTTGTCTACTGTTGTGACCAATTCACCGGTGAGCTTGTTTGGAAGCGATGTGCGTCTCCTCGCAATCGCTATGTGACGAGTAACCGAAAGATCATCTCGATGTGGCCGGTTCGAACCGGTGTGGTTGTCGAAGACGGTCGCGCGATCTTCGGTGGCTCTCTGGTTCCCTGGGAGCCGTCGTACCTTTGGAAGGTCAACTCACAGGACGGCGGTACCGAGCTTGACGACTGTTTCCAGTCAACCGCGGAAGGCGTGACGCTACAGGGCGCATTGCTCACGTCATCGGATCGAATCTATGTGCCTCAGGGACGGGCGGCACCACTTTCATTCGACCGACAAGACGGAACGATGGAAGGTGCGATCGGCGAAGCCGGCGGAGTCTTTTGTGTGTTGACCGAAGATGAAATGCTGCTCGCAGGCCCTCAAAACCAGAAATCGTCGGACACACAGTTACGGCTCGCCGATGGCGAAAATCGAGAGCGTTTGGCGACATTTAGCGGAACGAATCGAATCCTGCTAGAAGGTGACCAAGCGTGGATCCCGACTGGTGGTAAACTCAAGCTGCTTGCCCGCTCGGCATACGTCGATGCGCAGATCAAAGCAAACCAAAGTCTTGCCATCATCGAAAAGGGAAAACGCAAGAAAGACGAGATCGAACCGAGTGTCCTCGAGAAGGCGTCGGCCGACTACAAAGCCGCCAAATCCGCCGAAAACGCTGCGTGGAAATGGGAAGTCGATTGCCCCGCACCGAAAGGATTCATTAAAGCTGGTGACGTGATCGTTGCCGGGCTCGACCATGAAGTCCGCGCTTACTCGGCTAAGTCTGGCAAATTGGTCTGGCAACATGCCGTCGAAGGTATCGCCCATGGACTGGCCGTCGCCGATGGTCACCTGTTTGTCAGTACCGGACTTGGGCACATCTACGCTTTCGGGGCAAACAATTGA
- a CDS encoding outer membrane protein assembly factor BamB family protein, giving the protein MSSQMTYEVRPGVRFLTPTTAEFRWESNLPGQSVVAYGTTRKLGEIAISDASGTFHEVVIDDLKPGKTYWYRFGTNQDGRRLFSEFYELEGKLNYTPPQIETQHGGNPLASEIINAAIPQLRQRGGYAVVSGDLDPVIAEMIAAQTQMTVIVLASDSDQKQTLRHRWYKQDLYGIRLSVQERETVPAEFANLIVVPANEFTFHSTLIAPLGEAITIGKTPGDDEFQWKKLSENLSFGTRSQPPELAAWGHQYGSIANASYSGEDLGGVDDTANLKVKWIGKPGADFGIDRNPRMPAPLAVGGRLFHQGMNRMIALDAFNGAVLWSLEIPDLRRVNIPRDAANWCADERTVYAAVKEMLWEIDAATGEMRRTLTLPEQFQGTCEWGYVGVTDEFVIGTPVKEGSTYTNFWDKASWYDGKDDAATAKVCGNAVVAYDKEYGSIAWEHPADAVVNSTITVHGSHVYFVQVDDPALKKLSTGKLVNAKIWNAASVVCLDLKTGKQLWKAKVPPQDHEAIVSFGIADEDQFVLQTSGKNQFHFASFDANSGSSRWNQSAQWPEDHHGAHVQHAVLMKGKLMVQPHIIDAVDGTILKSGTLGKRRGCATPIGAGNSIIYRGGSGPLTLWSLDSDTTSEFARLRPSCWLSTVPAQGMLFSPEGGGGCSCGGWMETSIGFAPVTNVPVTNKGDVQ; this is encoded by the coding sequence ATGTCTTCGCAGATGACGTACGAAGTTCGCCCCGGGGTGCGTTTTCTGACACCTACCACGGCAGAGTTTCGCTGGGAATCCAACTTGCCGGGACAATCAGTCGTTGCATATGGAACGACACGAAAACTTGGGGAGATCGCGATTTCGGATGCGAGCGGCACGTTTCATGAAGTCGTGATCGACGACCTAAAACCAGGAAAGACCTATTGGTATCGATTCGGCACCAATCAGGACGGACGCCGTCTGTTCAGCGAGTTCTATGAACTTGAAGGAAAGCTGAACTACACGCCGCCCCAGATCGAGACTCAGCATGGAGGCAATCCGCTGGCGTCTGAAATCATCAACGCAGCGATCCCACAATTGCGACAGCGTGGTGGCTATGCAGTTGTCTCTGGAGATCTTGATCCGGTGATCGCCGAAATGATCGCCGCCCAAACTCAGATGACGGTGATCGTACTCGCGAGTGATTCCGATCAGAAACAGACACTGCGACACCGCTGGTACAAACAAGACTTGTACGGCATCCGGCTATCGGTCCAAGAGAGAGAGACCGTGCCGGCAGAGTTCGCCAATTTGATTGTCGTCCCTGCGAACGAATTCACTTTCCATTCAACCCTGATCGCGCCTCTGGGAGAAGCGATCACAATTGGTAAAACCCCCGGTGACGATGAATTTCAGTGGAAAAAGCTTTCCGAAAATCTCTCATTTGGAACCCGATCCCAGCCCCCCGAGCTTGCCGCTTGGGGACATCAGTATGGATCGATTGCCAACGCGTCTTATTCGGGTGAAGATCTGGGCGGAGTTGACGACACGGCAAATTTGAAAGTCAAATGGATCGGTAAACCCGGCGCGGACTTTGGGATCGACCGAAATCCACGGATGCCGGCCCCCCTTGCCGTTGGCGGTCGTCTTTTCCATCAAGGTATGAATCGGATGATCGCGTTAGATGCGTTCAACGGCGCTGTCCTTTGGTCACTCGAAATACCTGATCTTAGGCGAGTCAATATTCCCCGCGATGCCGCTAACTGGTGTGCCGACGAAAGAACAGTCTATGCGGCGGTCAAAGAGATGCTCTGGGAAATTGACGCGGCGACCGGTGAAATGAGACGCACGCTGACGTTGCCCGAGCAGTTTCAAGGCACCTGCGAATGGGGTTATGTCGGTGTGACCGATGAATTTGTGATCGGGACACCGGTCAAAGAAGGCAGCACGTACACAAATTTTTGGGACAAAGCATCTTGGTACGACGGCAAAGACGACGCCGCAACTGCCAAGGTCTGTGGCAACGCGGTCGTCGCCTATGACAAAGAATATGGCAGCATCGCGTGGGAGCATCCCGCCGACGCGGTGGTCAATTCAACAATCACCGTTCATGGATCGCACGTTTATTTCGTCCAGGTCGATGACCCGGCGTTGAAGAAGCTAAGCACGGGAAAACTTGTCAACGCGAAGATTTGGAATGCGGCATCAGTGGTCTGCCTGGACTTGAAAACCGGCAAGCAACTTTGGAAAGCGAAGGTACCGCCACAGGATCACGAAGCGATTGTCAGCTTTGGAATCGCTGACGAAGATCAGTTCGTGCTTCAAACATCTGGGAAGAATCAATTTCACTTCGCTTCCTTCGACGCGAATTCCGGTAGCTCACGCTGGAATCAATCTGCCCAATGGCCGGAAGATCATCATGGTGCGCACGTTCAACACGCGGTGCTGATGAAAGGTAAATTGATGGTGCAACCACACATTATTGATGCGGTTGATGGCACAATTTTAAAGTCGGGAACTTTGGGAAAACGCCGCGGCTGTGCGACACCCATCGGTGCCGGCAACTCGATCATCTACCGAGGAGGGTCGGGGCCGTTGACGCTCTGGTCACTCGATAGCGACACGACGAGCGAATTCGCTCGGCTGCGTCCGAGTTGTTGGCTCAGCACCGTACCAGCTCAGGGCATGTTATTTTCTCCCGAGGGTGGTGGCGGATGCTCGTGCGGTGGCTGGATGGAAACTTCGATCGGGTTCGCACCGGTCACGAACGTACCGGTCACGAACAAAGGAGACGTGCAATGA